The following coding sequences lie in one Fusarium poae strain DAOMC 252244 chromosome 1, whole genome shotgun sequence genomic window:
- a CDS encoding hypothetical protein (TransMembrane:4 (i181-198o235-256i339-358o385-405i)) has product MSEPIEHHDILILGAGLSGINTAHVLNEKLPNRSYTILEAREAIGGTWRFFRYPGFRSDSFMTSFGLPWHPWRHEHKMAQAGEIIEYLEEAVDAAGIREKIRFNHKMTACEWRTDEQNWRLEVEADGQRKTFIANFVISCVGYYSYDKAFETTIPGIEDFGGKVVHPQWWPEDLDYSNKRVVVIGSGATAITIVPSLAEEASMVTMLQRSPSFVISRPVTSNLDFYLRTLLPWSWAYWLIYWKDVLMELISTQVLLRFPKLGRKLLMGEMQRELPKDVDVNVHFNPAYNPFEQRLCMCPEGDFFKALHKDNCEIVTDTIQTVTKDGILLKSGRKLKTDIIVTATGLHFQLFGGIIPLVDGQPLDVGSHYTWRGCMVDSLPNMGFVMGYVTTSWTPGAVLMAKLLAKVIKEMEKTESRSVMPVLDDKDRLKPKKLPVNATSNYFVKASERMPKVTNEGPWYGRVSLAKDWCAYMLGDVTSGLLYSGGRGKKDI; this is encoded by the coding sequence ATGTCCGAACCGATTGAACACCATGATATTTTAATTCTCGGCGCCGGCCTTTCTGGTATCAATACCGCCCATGTCCTCAACGAAAAGCTCCCCAATCGCTCGTACACGATTCTCGAGGCACGAGAAGCCATTGGCGGAACATGGCGCTTCTTTCGATACCCAGGCTTCCGATCCGACTCGTTCATGACTTCATTCGGTTTACCATGGCACCCATGGAGGCACGAGCACAAGATGGCACAAGCTGGAGAAATTATCGAGTATCTAGAAGAAGCTGTGGATGCTGCTGGTATTAGAGAAAAGATTCGGTTCAACCACAAAATGACGGCGTGTGAATGGCGAACCGATGAGCAAAACTGGAGACTAGAGGTTGAGGCGGATGGCCAGCGCAAGACGTTTATCGCAAACTTTGTCATCAGCTGCGTGGGGTATTATTCATACGACAAGGCTTTTGAGACGACAATTCCTGGTATAGAGGACTTTGGAGGCAAAGTCGTTCATCCTCAATGGTGGCCTGAAGACCTGGACTACTCAAACAAACGTGTTGTTGTCATCGGATCCGGGGCGACGGCAATTACAATCGTTCCATCACTTGCTGAAGAGGCCAGCATGGTGACTATGCTTCAGCGTAGTCCCTCTTTCGTCATCTCTCGACCTGTGACATCCAATCTCGACTTCTACCTACGCACGCTTCTTCCTTGGTCATGGGCATACTGGCTCATTTACTGGAAAGATGTCCTGATGGAACTTATCAGTACCCAAGTACTCCTCCGATTTCCCAAGCTAGGTCGCAAGCTTCTCATGGGAGAAATGCAGCGGGAGTTGCCAAAAGACGTTGACGTAAATGTCCACTTCAACCCTGCCTACAACCCTTTCGAACAGAGATTGTGTATGTGTCCCGAAGGGGACTTCTTCAAGGCCTTGCACAAAGACAACTGTGAGATCGTCACAGACACTATCCAGACTGTCACAAAAGACGGCATTCTTCTCAAGTCTGGTCGCAAACTCAAAACCgacatcatcgtcactgCAACCGGCTTGCACTTTCAGCTTTTCGGTGGTATTATCCCGTTAGTAGACGgccagcctcttgatgtcggctCACATTATACTTGGCGTGGCTGCATGGTTGACTCCCTTCCTAACATGGGTTTCGTGATGGGCTACGTAACCACTTCGTGGACACCTGGTGCTGTTCTAATGGCTAAGCTGTTGGCAAAGGTAATCAAGGAGATGGAAAAGACAGAGTCGAGAAGTGTCATGCCTGTACTCGATGATAAGGATAGACTCAAGCCGAAGAAGTTGCCCGTCAATGCCACAAGTAACTACTTTGTCAAGGCTTCAGAGCGCATGCCAAAGGTTACTAACGAAGGCCCTTGGTACGGACGAGTGAGCTTGGCTAAAGATTGGTGTGCGTATATGCTGGGTGATGTAACGAGCGGTCTTCTCTATAGCGGAGGACGAGGGAAGAAGGACATTTAA